Proteins from a genomic interval of Desulfovibrio piger:
- a CDS encoding GNAT family N-acetyltransferase yields the protein MIHCHCEPLERLLPELPPLLQAHWDESEAALFGPQVYALDTERYACWERLGMLHVVTARDSSGSLQGYAAFTLTDCPHRPGKRLAALDGLYLAPTARKGLAVLKLLRAAEAGLRERGADVVQYSSPASRPCDALYRHLGARHTESVWHKELR from the coding sequence ATGATCCATTGTCACTGTGAACCGCTCGAACGCCTGCTGCCGGAGCTGCCGCCCCTGTTGCAGGCCCACTGGGACGAGAGCGAGGCCGCCCTGTTCGGCCCGCAGGTCTACGCCCTGGACACGGAACGCTATGCCTGCTGGGAGCGGCTGGGCATGCTGCATGTGGTGACGGCCCGGGACAGCTCCGGCAGCCTGCAGGGCTACGCCGCCTTCACCCTGACGGATTGCCCGCACCGTCCGGGAAAACGTCTGGCCGCTCTGGATGGCCTGTATCTGGCACCGACCGCCCGCAAGGGCCTGGCCGTCCTGAAGCTGCTGCGTGCGGCCGAGGCCGGGCTCAGGGAACGCGGCGCGGACGTGGTCCAGTACAGTTCCCCGGCCTCCCGCCCCTGTGACGCCCTGTACCGCCACCTGGGGGCCCGCCATACGGAAAGCGTCTGGCACAAGGAGCTGCGCTGA